Part of the bacterium genome is shown below.
GTTCCATCGCCGGCGAGTGTAGCGCCGGCGCCCGCCGCGGACTGGCCGTTTTCGGACCTCGCCGTTTCCGCGGCGGGACGGCCCGCCGCGGCGGCGTCCGCGCGCGGTTCTCGACGCCGCGACGGGCCGTTCGCGCGACGGGGCGGACGGCCGCGCGCCGCGGCTACTTGTCGTTCTTGAACCCCTGCTTCGCCGCGCAGCCCTTGACGTGCGGGAAGTAGACCTTGTCGTAGATCCCGGCGAGGTTCGCCGACCACGGCAGGCCGTCGGCGCGGCCGATCTTCTTCCAGTGTTCGGCCAGCTCGACGTCGTACTCCGCGATCGCCGGCTCGAGCGCCGCTTCGTCGTAGCGCTCGTCGAAGCGGAACGCCGGCAGCGGCAGCCGCGGCTTCCGCTCCGCGGGCTCCGCGACGTGTCCGACGCACATCCCGACGACCGGGAAGGTCATCGGCGGCAGCCCGAGCAGCGCGACCATCGCGTCGGGATCGCGGCGGATGCCGCCGATCGGCACGGTCCCGAGGCCCAGCGCTCGCGCCGCGGTCATCATGGCGCCGAGCGCGATCCCGGCGTCGATCGAGCCGACGATCGTCCCCTCGACGCTTTCGTGGATGACCTGCTCGCGTCCGGCCATCCGCAGCGCCACCGCCGTCTTGTGGAAGTCGATCAACACCGCGAGGAAGACCGGCGCCTTCGCGATCCAGGGCTGGCCCCCCGCGATCTCCGCGATCTTCGCGCGGCGCTCCGCGTCCCGCACGACGACGACCGAGACCTGCTGTCCGTTGATCGACGTCGGCCCGCGCCGCCCGGCCTCGACGATCGTCGCGAGGTCGGCGTCGGAGACCGCTTCGTCGGTGTAGCTCCGCTCGCTCTTGTGGGCCAGCAACACGCTGATCGCTTCGTTCATCGCCTGCGCCTCCGGGACGCGGCGCCTCCGCGCGCCGCGCACGCGCCGATTCTAGCGCTCGCCGCGCTTCGTCCGTCGCGCGCGCCAAGCGGCGCGGCGCCGGCCGGTGGAGTATCGTGACTGCGCCTCTTCTCAGGGCGGGGTGGAAGTCCCCACCGGCGGTGTCCCGGCGCGAGCCGGGGAGCCCGCGAGCGCCTCCGAAAACGGAGGGTCTGCAGACTTGGTGCGAAGCCAAGGCCGACGGTCACAGTCCGGACGGAAGAGAACGGAGGAACCGTGACGTCTTTGCTGACGGCGCGCTGCGGCGCGCCGCGCGTCCGCTTGGAGCGGGCGATCGAGTCGCTGGCCGCGGGGCGCGGCATCCTGGTCGTGGACGACGAAGACCGCGAGAACGAAGTCGACATGGTCTTCGCCGCCGAGACGCTGACCGAAGAACAGATGGCGCTCTTGATCCGCGAAGGGAGCGGCATCGTCTGCCTCTGCCTCACGCCGGAGCGGACGCTCGAACTGAAGCTGCCGCAGATGTCGCCGGTCAACACGAACCACCACGGAACCGCGTTCACCGTCTCGATCGAGGCGGCGCGCGGCGTGACGACCGGCGTTTCGGCCGCCGACCGCGTGGCGACCGTGCGCGCCGCGGTCGCGGACGACGCGCGTCCGGAGGACCTCGCGCGTCCCGGGCACGTCTTCCCGCTGCGCGCGCGTCCCGGCGGCGTGCTCGAACGGCGCGGCCACACCGAGGCGGTCGTCGATCTGGCGCGCCTCGCCGGCCTCCGCCCGTGCGGCGTGCTCTGCGAACTGACGAAGCCGGACGGCACGATGGCCCGCCTTCCCGATGCGCTGGCGTTCGGAGAGAGCCGCGGCCTGCCGATCGTCGCCGTGGACGACGTCGCGCGCCTGCTGTCGAAGGCGCCGCTCGGCGACTGAACCGAAGAATTCGACCGCTCGCGGGCGCTCCGCCGCCGCTTGCCGCGCTCGCTCTCGCGGCGCGCGGGGCGCGGCCTATCGTCGCCTCGCTTGGGCCGCGGGAAAGCGGCCCCTTCGCGCCGGGAGAGACCCAAGGCGCAGGAGGAACGAACGATGAGGCAGAGCCTCGTGGCGAAGATCGCGATGATGGGCGTGGCCGCCGTGGCCACCGTGGGCTTGGCGTCGGCGGGGGAGATCAAGGAAGAGCGGCGCCAGTTCGACCAGCGGGAGCTTTCGGTCTACGACCCCGCGGGCAGCGTGCGGATCGAAGCGGGCGAAGGGCCGTTCATCACGATCAGCGTCGCGCGCGGCGGCAAGGACGCCGAGCGGATCAAGCTGAAGTCGGACTTCGTGGACGACGTCGCGAGCCTGGCGGTGGTCTTCCCGGGCGACGCGATCGTCTATCCCGCGGCGGGCGTCGCGTCGACCGACGTTTTCGTGAACGGCGAAGGGAAGTTCGGGCCGGAGATCGCCGGGCGCCGCATGACGATCGCGACGCAGGGCGAGGGGCTCGAGGCGTGGGCCGACATGGTCGTGCGCGTTCCGGCCGGCCGCCATCTCACGCTCACGCTCGGCGTGGGCAAACTCGTCGCGTCGAACGTGGACGGCGCGCTGCGCCTGCAGACGATCGCCGGCGCGGTCGAGGCCGAAGGCGCCAAGGGTTCGCTCTGGGTGCGCGGCGGCGCGGCGAGCGTCGCGGTGAAGCAG
Proteins encoded:
- a CDS encoding NADPH-dependent oxidoreductase, whose protein sequence is MNEAISVLLAHKSERSYTDEAVSDADLATIVEAGRRGPTSINGQQVSVVVVRDAERRAKIAEIAGGQPWIAKAPVFLAVLIDFHKTAVALRMAGREQVIHESVEGTIVGSIDAGIALGAMMTAARALGLGTVPIGGIRRDPDAMVALLGLPPMTFPVVGMCVGHVAEPAERKPRLPLPAFRFDERYDEAALEPAIAEYDVELAEHWKKIGRADGLPWSANLAGIYDKVYFPHVKGCAAKQGFKNDK
- the ribB gene encoding 3,4-dihydroxy-2-butanone-4-phosphate synthase, with protein sequence MTSLLTARCGAPRVRLERAIESLAAGRGILVVDDEDRENEVDMVFAAETLTEEQMALLIREGSGIVCLCLTPERTLELKLPQMSPVNTNHHGTAFTVSIEAARGVTTGVSAADRVATVRAAVADDARPEDLARPGHVFPLRARPGGVLERRGHTEAVVDLARLAGLRPCGVLCELTKPDGTMARLPDALAFGESRGLPIVAVDDVARLLSKAPLGD
- a CDS encoding DUF4097 domain-containing protein; the protein is MRQSLVAKIAMMGVAAVATVGLASAGEIKEERRQFDQRELSVYDPAGSVRIEAGEGPFITISVARGGKDAERIKLKSDFVDDVASLAVVFPGDAIVYPAAGVASTDVFVNGEGKFGPEIAGRRMTIATQGEGLEAWADMVVRVPAGRHLTLTLGVGKLVASNVDGALRLQTIAGAVEAEGAKGSLWVRGGAASVAVKQANAAVDVATESGAIQIVAPAGRKLSAKSATGAVTIALDAKAGAVLDARSEDGKVTSKLDVPVKDGRRATGKVGDGAAKLNVETESGEISIIGA